TCTTTTTCCAGTATAAAACCTCTAAAACTCCTTACAAAAATATCAATGTACTTAAGAAGcaaaattgcataatataatcTTTTTCTCAAagaatacagtagtcaacaatTGAAATGGATCACAAAAGTTCCTCAAAATTGTCCTAAGACAAgtatgggtattgttttggttttaggacaactttgatgaaatgttttaatCCTCTTCCagtgttgactactgtataccaTTCTTACCTCATTTCTTTCTTCGCATGGCGGTTTCACTCTCTCTTCCAGATTTTCATGATGATGAAGTGAGGGTCCTGATAGTGGGAATCAGAGGTCAGTCCAGATTCAGCGCTGCAGATCTTCTGTCAGGAAGGAAAGACGGTGGACAGGAGGACAGAGAGATTGTGAAGACTCCAGTAATCACAGATGAGGGTCGTAGAATGATGCTGGTCACTGGACCAAACCTCTGTGAGGAGGACACAGCGAGACAGACCTTCACAACAGCGCTGTCTCTCTTGTCTCCTGGACCTCACGCCGTTTTAATAGTCCTGAATCTGGAAGATCAACAATCACAACAGTGTGATATTGTGAAACGAACCCAGGAGCTGCTGGGAGCAGAAGTCCTGCAGTACTGCATTGTTCTTCTGCACCAAAATCACCAAGAACATTTCACAGGAGCATCCAGAGAAATGATCAACACATGTGGAGGAAGATTTCACGTGATGGGAGACTCTGAACCAAAACCTGCTCAAACTGCAGCTCTCGTAGCAGAAATAGACAAGTTAGTTCAGTTCAGAGGTAAAAGATGTTACTCTTCATTGACTCAAGAGTTAGAAACAGAAAAGACCGTGCATAAAGAAAATCTTCTCTTGCCTGTATTATATGACACTTTAGGAGGAGCATTTGGGATCAAAGGATGGATTTTACTCCTTTTACTGAATGCTGCACTTATGTTCGCTAGAGGAAGGcataaagtttttaattttggaaaaatacTGTTTGCACTTGTTTGTCTAACATTCGCTTTAAGAAATATTCTGAATCCAAATGTtgctgttcctttaaatttgATTCTGTCATCAACTTTTGTAATAGCTATTGCATATAATGACTTGTCAGAATCACGACGTTTGCATCGAATCATAGTGTCTTTAAATATGATCTTTGCATTTCCTATTGTAGTGTTTATAGCAGGTCTAGGACTGATCCTAGGAACAGTTCTCAGTATACGAACATGGTCAGAT
The sequence above is drawn from the Labeo rohita strain BAU-BD-2019 chromosome 25, IGBB_LRoh.1.0, whole genome shotgun sequence genome and encodes:
- the LOC127156668 gene encoding uncharacterized protein LOC127156668 isoform X1; translated protein: MHALGCKMKLTKIKPSWLFMLILVFHTIPVQAEDFHDDEVRVLIVGIRGQSRFSAADLLSGRKDGGQEDREIVKTPVITDEGRRMMLVTGPNLCEEDTARQTFTTALSLLSPGPHAVLIVLNLEDQQSQQCDIVKRTQELLGAEVLQYCIVLLHQNHQEHFTGASREMINTCGGRFHVMGDSEPKPAQTAALVAEIDKLVQFRGKRCYSSLTQELETEKTVHKENLLLPVLYDTLGGAFGIKGWILLLLLNAALMFARGRHKVFNFGKILFALVCLTFALRNILNPNVAVPLNLILSSTFVIAIAYNDLSESRRLHRIIVSLNMIFAFPIVVFIAGLGLILGTVLSIRTWSDVLIACHAAPGITFFGYLCTVYSVVPNQIQTIAFAFKLFLSCSVGATLSVGFVIVTALFDGKMAIMILILICTSVYFYLKSDSVTVVVFFLIFPCCCVFIGSFILLLHSISLILYVLFTQFLIHFLQ
- the LOC127156668 gene encoding uncharacterized protein LOC127156668 isoform X2, which translates into the protein MKLTKIKPSWLFMLILVFHTIPVQAEDFHDDEVRVLIVGIRGQSRFSAADLLSGRKDGGQEDREIVKTPVITDEGRRMMLVTGPNLCEEDTARQTFTTALSLLSPGPHAVLIVLNLEDQQSQQCDIVKRTQELLGAEVLQYCIVLLHQNHQEHFTGASREMINTCGGRFHVMGDSEPKPAQTAALVAEIDKLVQFRGKRCYSSLTQELETEKTVHKENLLLPVLYDTLGGAFGIKGWILLLLLNAALMFARGRHKVFNFGKILFALVCLTFALRNILNPNVAVPLNLILSSTFVIAIAYNDLSESRRLHRIIVSLNMIFAFPIVVFIAGLGLILGTVLSIRTWSDVLIACHAAPGITFFGYLCTVYSVVPNQIQTIAFAFKLFLSCSVGATLSVGFVIVTALFDGKMAIMILILICTSVYFYLKSDSVTVVVFFLIFPCCCVFIGSFILLLHSISLILYVLFTQFLIHFLQ